In Candidatus Aegiribacteria sp., one genomic interval encodes:
- a CDS encoding ATP-binding protein, translating to MLHLLYTLKFHSSYYAGSEGIFRACERKNNLKGDRVYLSRTLEHVLRRTSEQFQVVLVTGARQVGKTTLLKHCMTERTYVSLDDPLVLELAKNDPGLFLQRFQTPLLIDEIQYAPELLSYIKIAADRKQEPGLFWLSGSQPFHLMKGISESLAGRMGILNLMGFSRVELADKADTYQPFLPGSSDMNRRLSEMPSLELKELYETIWRGSFPDISVYGRKDRNIFYSSFVQTYLQRDIHDLTRVGDEMSFLKFIKICAARTGQILNYADMARDADIAPNTAKSWLSILQASGIIYFLEPYYSNLSKRLIKSPKLYFLDTGLCSYLSGWSSPETLESGAMSGPIFETWVVVEILKSYCHNGFHAPLYYYRDRNKREIDLLIIRDGTVYPIEIKKTASPTVKAIRHFSVLDNQNLKKGTGGLICLSQTSLPLNRDSITIPVRAL from the coding sequence ATGCTGCACTTATTGTATACTCTAAAGTTCCACAGCAGCTATTATGCTGGTTCTGAAGGGATATTTAGAGCTTGTGAGAGAAAGAATAATCTAAAAGGAGATCGTGTGTATCTTAGCAGAACTCTTGAGCATGTACTGAGAAGAACTTCTGAACAGTTTCAGGTTGTACTTGTTACCGGAGCCAGACAGGTTGGAAAAACCACACTTCTTAAGCATTGCATGACTGAGCGCACCTATGTTTCGCTGGATGATCCCCTTGTGCTTGAATTAGCAAAAAATGATCCTGGTCTTTTTCTGCAGCGTTTCCAAACACCTCTGCTCATAGATGAAATTCAATATGCTCCTGAACTGCTGTCTTACATCAAAATTGCGGCAGACAGAAAACAGGAACCGGGGTTGTTCTGGCTATCAGGTTCTCAGCCGTTTCATTTAATGAAGGGGATTTCTGAATCCCTTGCAGGCAGGATGGGAATATTGAATCTCATGGGATTCTCCAGAGTTGAGCTGGCAGATAAAGCTGATACCTATCAACCGTTTCTTCCCGGTTCCAGTGATATGAACAGAAGACTGTCTGAGATGCCCTCACTGGAATTGAAGGAACTGTATGAAACGATATGGAGAGGCTCATTCCCGGACATTTCTGTATACGGTCGCAAAGACAGAAACATCTTTTACAGTTCTTTTGTACAAACCTATCTTCAGCGGGACATCCATGACCTCACCAGAGTTGGTGATGAGATGTCGTTTCTTAAGTTCATAAAGATTTGTGCTGCCAGAACCGGACAAATACTGAACTATGCTGATATGGCCAGGGATGCGGATATAGCGCCCAATACAGCTAAAAGCTGGCTTTCTATTCTACAGGCTTCAGGAATAATATATTTTCTGGAGCCGTACTATTCCAATTTATCCAAGCGCCTTATAAAAAGTCCCAAGCTCTACTTCCTGGATACCGGTCTCTGTTCGTATCTTTCAGGCTGGTCCAGTCCGGAAACTCTGGAATCCGGTGCGATGTCCGGTCCTATTTTTGAGACCTGGGTTGTTGTAGAAATCCTGAAGAGCTATTGCCACAACGGATTTCATGCACCTTTGTATTATTACAGAGACCGGAACAAAAGGGAAATAGATCTTCTTATTATCAGAGATGGAACAGTTTATCCTATTGAAATTAAGAAGACCGCATCCCCCACAGTAAAAGCAATAAGGCATTTCAGTGTTCTGGACAATCAGAATCTCAAAAAAGGCACAGGCGGTCTG